Genomic DNA from Chloroflexota bacterium:
TACCTCGCCTCGTCGAGCATCATCGGCACGAAGGTGGGACCGTACTCCCAGGGCTCCGGGCTGGTGCTGCTGTACCACATGCTCGGCGAGCACGACGGCGAGTTCGGCGCGTGGTCCTTCCACAAGCGCGGCAACGGCGGTTTCACGGAGGTCCTCGCCCGAGCCGCCGAGTCCTTCGGAGCGGAGATCCGCCTCGAATCGCCGGTCGAGCGGGTCATCACCCGCGACGGCCGGGCGATCGGCGTCGCCCTCGCGGACGGCAGCGAGTACCACGCCCCGGTCGTCGTGTCGGCCCTGGACCCGCGGCGGACGTTCCTCGAGCTCGTCGATCCGCGGGAGCTCCCCACGGACCTCGTGGACACCATCCGCCGCTTCCGCTTCCAGGGCACCTCGGCGAAGGTCAACTTCGCCCTGGATGGACTCCCTCGCTACCCGGCGCTCGGTGACCGGACGGATCAGTACCGCGGGTTCACGAACATCGGACCCACCATGACCTACCTCGAGCGCGCCTTCGACGACGCGAAGTACGGCTGGTACAGCGCCCGGCCGTATCTCGACTGCGCCATCCAGTCGACGGTGGACCCGGACATGGCCCCACCTGGCAAGGCGGTCATGAGCTGCTTCGTCCAGTACGCCCCGTACCACCTCCGCGAGAGCGACTGGGACGCCGAGAAGGAACGGTTCGGCGACACGGTCCAGGCGACCCTCGAGTCCTTCTTCCCTGGGTTCGGCGACCTCGTCCTCCAGCGCGAGATCCGCACGCCGCTCGACATCGAGCGGACCGTCGGCCTCTCCGAGGGCAACATCTTCGGCGGCGAGTTCCTCGCCCCGCAGATGTACTTCTTCCGTCCCGCCCCCGGCTGGTCGCAGTACCGGACGCCGATCGACGGCTACTACCAGTGCGGATCGGGGACCCATCCGGGCGGATGCGTCATGGGCGCCCCGGGCAAGCTCGCCGCCGGCCAGATCATCAGGGACCGGGCAGCCGTGACGGCCGGCGGCTGACCGGTATCCGATCCGCGGCCCCGGGCCGCCGAAGGAGCGACTTCCCATGGACCTGACCCTCACTCCCGCGCTCGAGGCGCTCGCGGAGCGCGCCCGACGGTTCGTGGCGGACGAGCTCCGTCCACTCGAAGTCGAATTCGAGCTGGCGGGCGGGCGGCTGCCCCGGGAACAGGGCGCGGAGCTGCGCCGACGGGCGATCGCCGCGGGACTGGCGGGCGGAGCGCTGCCACCATCCGTCGGCGGCCAGGGCTGGTCGCTCCTCGAGCAGGTCGTCGTCCACGAGCAATACGGCCAGGTGACGGGTGGCCTTTGGTCCTACGTGCCGGACGCGTACAACGTCCTCGTCCACTGCGATGCGGCGCAGCGGCGGCGCTACCTCGAGCCGAGCCTGCGGGGCGAGCGCTCCGGCTCCTATGCGATCACCGAGCCGGGAGCGGGCTCCGACGCACGCACGCTCGAGGCGACCGCCGTCCGCGATCCCGCGACCGGTGGCTGGGTGCTCAACGGCGAGAAATGGTTCGTCACCGGGCCCGACGACACGGACTTCATGATCTTCCACGGCATGGTGGTCGACGCGTCGGGGCGGCACCCGACGCTCTTCCTCGTGGACTACGACACGGCCGGCGTCCAGCTCCGCCACGATCCCGCCTACACCCACACCTTCGCCGATCGCCACCCCCAGTTCGAGCTCGTGGACGTGCGCCTGCCGGACTCGGCGCGGCTCGGTCCCGTGGGAGCCGCCGATGACCTTGCCAACGAGTGGTTCGTCGCCGAACGCATCCACATCGGCGCCCGCTGCAGCGGGGCGATGGAACGGCTCCTCCACCTCGCCGTCGAATGGGCGACGGGGCGCCTCCAGTTCGGCGGCCGGATCTACGACTTCCAGGGGGTGAGCTTCCCGCTCGCCGATTCGGCGGCCGACGCCGCCGCCGCTCGGCTCCTCACTCGCGAGGCGGCATGGCTGGCCGACAGCGGGGTG
This window encodes:
- a CDS encoding NAD(P)/FAD-dependent oxidoreductase, yielding MTKTAPAGRTTTAAADRTYDAIVVGGGHNGLTNGAYLAKAGLRTLILERRHLVGGAAITEELRPGFWFTTFSYALSLLRPDIIHELDLVKHGFMPILMPTTFCPMENGDHLLLGQDHGENLREIARHSPHDADAYDAFNHDVLKVCQAIKPLLDAAPPDIFSDDPEELVALAGLAQRFRKLDRKVVHDAVRLLTGSAADFLDDYFESDILKGYLASSSIIGTKVGPYSQGSGLVLLYHMLGEHDGEFGAWSFHKRGNGGFTEVLARAAESFGAEIRLESPVERVITRDGRAIGVALADGSEYHAPVVVSALDPRRTFLELVDPRELPTDLVDTIRRFRFQGTSAKVNFALDGLPRYPALGDRTDQYRGFTNIGPTMTYLERAFDDAKYGWYSARPYLDCAIQSTVDPDMAPPGKAVMSCFVQYAPYHLRESDWDAEKERFGDTVQATLESFFPGFGDLVLQREIRTPLDIERTVGLSEGNIFGGEFLAPQMYFFRPAPGWSQYRTPIDGYYQCGSGTHPGGCVMGAPGKLAAGQIIRDRAAVTAGG
- a CDS encoding acyl-CoA dehydrogenase family protein → MDLTLTPALEALAERARRFVADELRPLEVEFELAGGRLPREQGAELRRRAIAAGLAGGALPPSVGGQGWSLLEQVVVHEQYGQVTGGLWSYVPDAYNVLVHCDAAQRRRYLEPSLRGERSGSYAITEPGAGSDARTLEATAVRDPATGGWVLNGEKWFVTGPDDTDFMIFHGMVVDASGRHPTLFLVDYDTAGVQLRHDPAYTHTFADRHPQFELVDVRLPDSARLGPVGAADDLANEWFVAERIHIGARCSGAMERLLHLAVEWATGRLQFGGRIYDFQGVSFPLADSAADAAAARLLTREAAWLADSGVDRKVVHAKASLAKLFASEAAWRCADRVVQVFGGRGYMREYAAERYLRELRVDRIWEGTSEIQRLIIARALERRGVAAVVG